One Phaseolus vulgaris cultivar G19833 chromosome 4, P. vulgaris v2.0, whole genome shotgun sequence DNA window includes the following coding sequences:
- the LOC137838674 gene encoding uncharacterized protein — protein MAQVLEMMRTLQDNVAASRMEQERMQADLAASQSRNEELDRVNEELCKALQAQKERAAKERVVPPPSPPRTFPIPFSSEIMSAMVPPNLVGVKASFIGVEDPETHLTAFHTQMMLSGGLDAVYCKLFMSTLSGIPLEWAPPVVLYDLFDVRKNQGESLRDYLSRFGAQVVRLPSKDEDMLLHAFKKGVLPGSFSESLIRNHPSTFADIRRRDVAHIVPETEVSEKRGSAAPTKLRGGPSKSQQPMRVHEAKEGKKAQGKPRPYEPRKDQGRGRARESNEALNSLKQQRSVCHVTSTPPPGVDER, from the exons ATGGCGCAGGTCTTGGAAATGATGCGAACGTTGCAAGACAATGTGGCAGCGTCAAGAAtggaacaagaaaggatgcaagcgGATTTAGCTGCATCACAGAGCAGAAACGAGGAGTTGGACAGAGTGAATGAAGAGTTGTGCAAGGCGCTACAGGCGCAAAAGGAACGCGCAGCGAAGGAAAGAGTGGTGCCGCCGCCGTCTCCCCCCAGGACTTTCCCCATTCCTTTCTCATCTGAGATCATGAGTGCAATGGTGCCACCAAACTTGGTGGGGGTGAAAGCCTCGTTTATCGGGGTGGAGGATCCAGAGACGCATCTAACGGCgtttcacacccagatgatgctctctGGGGGTTTGGATGCGGTGTAttgcaagctgttcatgagcaccctgagcgGGATTCCtctggagtg GGCACCCCCAGTGGTGTTGTATGATTTGTTCGACGTACGAAAAAACCAAGgtgagtccctcagggactaccttaGTCGTTTTGGAGCCCAGGTGGTGAggctgcccagcaaagatgaagacaTGCTGTTGCATGCATTCAAGAAAGGGGTTTTGCCGGGCTCTTTCAGTGAATCTTTGATCAGAAATCACCCCAGCACCTTCGCGGATATTAGGCGTCGTGATGTGGCACACATCGTACCAGAAAcggaggtttctgagaagaggggaagcgcgGCCCCGACCAAGTTGCGCGGAGGACCGAGCAAGTCTCAGCAACCaatgagggtgcatgaggcaaaAGAAGGAAAGAAGGCTCAGGGGAAGCCTCGCCCTTACGAGCCTAGGAAGGACCAGGGCAGGGGGCGCGCGAGGGAGAGCAATGAAGCCCTAAACAGCCTCAAGCAGCAAAGGAGTGTGTGCCATGTTACCTCGACACCACCGCCGGGTGTGGACGAGAGGTGA
- the LOC137838676 gene encoding uncharacterized protein, which yields MTDLPIQKVLKKPDVAGRMVKWAVELSEFDIRYEPRGPIKGQVFAEFIVELSSGVTPSEGLDFRWVLSMDGSSNQQGSGAEVILEGPNGVLIEQSLCFAFKASNNQAEYEALIAGMLLAREMGAKSLMAKSDSMLVTGQVTGEFQAKDPQMATYLEYVCTLKTSFAEFELIHVPREQNARADLLAKLASSGKGGRQRTVIQETLKVPRAFVTDNQVLQVYKSKERIAIDHRSLTQETLRAPRVRARPVRSDEVMEVCAVGKADTWITPYQRYLADGVLPLDPTEAKRVKKSSSKFTLIDGDLFRFGFTHPVLVCMHGEQCTRIMSELHEGLCGSHVGGRALASRVLRAGYYWPTLKEDCVGYAQRCKQCQQHADWHKAPPEELRSIHSPWSFHTWGIDILGPFPMTVRQMKFLIVAIGYFTKWVEAEPVA from the coding sequence atgaccgatctgcctatccagaaggTGCTGAAGAAGCCAGATGTAGCCGGGAGAATGGTGAAATGGGCCgtagagctgtcggagtttgatatcaggtacgagccccgaggaccgatcaagggacaGGTGTTTGCGGAATTCATCGTCGAGTTGTCATCAGGCGTTACACCTTCGGAGGGTTTGGACTTTCGCTGGGTCTTATCAATGGATGGTTCCTCCAATCAGCAAGGGAGTGGCGCTGAAGTAATCCTAGAAGGCCCAAACGGagtgctgattgagcagtcgCTGTGtttcgccttcaaggctagcaacaaccaggcggagtacgaagccTTGATTGctggaatgttgctagcaagagagaTGGGAGCAAAGAGTTTGATGGCCAAAAGCGACTCTATGTTGGTCACTGGGCAGGTGACAGGagagttccaggccaaagaccCTCAGATGGCTACATATCTCGAGTATGTATGCACCCTGAAGACGTCCTTTGCAGAGTTCGAGTTGATCCATGTGccgagagagcagaatgccagagccgacttGCTTGCCAAGCtagccagctcaggcaaggggggaaggcagaggactgtcatccAGGAGACTTTAAAGGTGCCTCGCGCGTTCGTGacagacaaccaggtacttcaagtGTATAAGTCAAAGGAGCGTATAGCGATCGATCATCGGTCTCTTACTCAAGAAACATTGAGAGCACCTAGGGTGAGAGCGCGACCAGTGAGGTCTGACGAGGTGATGGAGGTTTGCGCTGTTGGGAAGGCTGATACGTGGATAACGCCGTACCAGAGGTATCTGGCAGATGGGGTGCTTCCGCTGGACCCGACAGAGGCAAAGAGGGTAAAGAAAAGCTCAAGTAAGTTCACTCTTATTGATGGGGatctctttagatttggattcaCCCATCCGGTGTTGGTGTGCATGCACGGGGAgcagtgcacgagaattatgtcAGAACTCCACGAGGGATTGTGCGGGAGCCATGTGGGTGGTCGCGCCTTGGCAAGCAGGGTTCTCCgtgcggggtactactggccaacgctgaaggaagattgTGTGGGGTATGCtcagcgttgcaagcagtgccagcaacacgcagattggcacaaagcgccccCTGAAGAACTGAGGTCGATTCATAGCCCATGGTCGTTCCACACctggggaattgacatcttgGGACCCTTCCCAATGACagtaaggcagatgaagtttctaATCGTCGCCATTGGGTATTTCACAAAGTGGGTAGAGGCAGAGCCGGTCGCgtag